The Cicer arietinum cultivar CDC Frontier isolate Library 1 chromosome 1, Cicar.CDCFrontier_v2.0, whole genome shotgun sequence genome contains the following window.
ACAACCAGATGGCTTTATTAGGGCCCAGGGAAAGGAAGATTGGGTCTGCCTACTAAATAGATCACTCTATGGTCTAAAGCAATCACCAAGACAATGGTATTTGAGGTTTGGTTCATTTATGCTTAGTCCAAATTATGCAAGAAGCAATTTTGATAGTTGTGTGCATTATAAACAATTATCATCAACTGCATACATTTACTTGCTATTATATGTGGATAACATGTTAATAGCCTCTAAATGCATGAAAGAAGTAGGAACAAAATTAAGTGCATTTAGAGGCTTAAATACAACAAATAAGTAGGAACAAAATTCTTCTAAAAAAGTGACAATTAAAAAGGAACGGATGGAGTTATTCACTAACCTGCAAAGATGATATGCCACCCCATGCTTTCAAGAAGTCACCTTCCTTAAGAAGCTTGAGCTCAGGCACAGTTGGTGAATGATCAGAACTTAATAGATCAATGCTTCCATCCTAAATCGAAGATCAAAACAAGTAAAATCGATGAGATCATACACAATTTAAGTATGATTACTCTTAATTGTGTAGCAGAAACATACCAGTACAGCCTCCCATaacttttctttgtttaatgcaTCCCGAATGGGCGGGGAACACTTGTAACGAGTATCTTTGTCCGGTATCTCTTCAGATGAGAATGCTAGGTAATGAGGACAAGTCTCAACACTTATGCTGTCGCCGCGACGTTTTGCTTCctatatagaatataaaaaggaaaaacattACTTCAAATGTTTGTAGAAGGATTTGAGTTCcatgaatgaattaaataatgATGATCAGGATATACCTTGATAAGATTCAAAGAAGCACTTGAATCAGACAAGTGGACAATGTGAACATGTGCTCCTTCTAAAGGACCGCCAATTACAGTATCCTTTGTAACATCTACAAGTTCTTTAACTGCTGCCTCCTCCCTGGTTTTTATCTAAAGAGAACATTAGTAGTTTTTCATAAAGTTTAATGGACATAATTGGAAAACTTGATGGATATTTCTTACATATTGTTAacataattaatcatttatatattttgccATAAAGCAAAGACAAAGAGTTATTTACCATGAAGGTGGTCTAGTGTCGAGATATGTCTTATAAACATGCGGGTCGCCATTGCTGTAAAGCTCCAAAGGACTTTTAGAATCTTGTTGAATCTCAGCGTGCACGATTAAAGGTCTTCTATATTTTGCCAACACAGGTAAGCCCTCCTATCAAGTGCATTGGCCAAACAATTGAACAATGCCAATAGGAAAAGAGACTTCTTAGTATAAATTactaaataactttttatatagtTTAAAAGTATAGATTGTACCTTGATATGGTCAATAGTAGTCATAGGAAAGTCATCAATTCCTGAAGGGCACATAAAAGACTGCCAAAAtaaaaacacacataaaaagaGTCAGAATTGTTTGAGAAACAGAAGTACATTTTTGGTTCATGAAGTTGATCCTACTATATATGTCCTTGACCTCAAAGCAGAGTTTATTGGGGATGcttttaagttttcaaatgatTACCTTTACACCGAGAACACCAGCATCTAAGAGACCTTCAAGAATACTGGTATTAAGTGCATTTTCAGGGATCAGGCCTCCCCAAAAACCtggaaaatataaataaataaataaataaaatagataatagaGAAATTGATTGATTATATGCTAATTGCTAAGGTGAAGTTTTGTGGATCATACCAACATCTACATAGATTTTATTCTCTGCAGCTTCAAGCTGCAAACAAGTGGAATTTCATGTcatgaaaaaaaaacaagttcAATTCAATGGTTAATCACGAGTAAACctaacaatttttcttttaaataggAGAAGGAGGAATTGTTAATTAAAGTGACACTAATGGTCGTTTTACAATCATCTACGAAGGGATTTGAATTCCGTCCCTTGAGCATACAAGATCAAAAGCTCTGACACCTCATGGACGAAtaaaacccaacaaatttaacACAACTTACCtggatattaaaatattaattgctAATGAGATTTTAACTTGATTTCTGAAGGAACTCTTCCTTCTATCTCATTGAAATGATTGGTTTTGTCATATGAAGatagataaactttgaacacttcaaagaaaatacaaatgtgCTCAAGTGATTGATATCTTATTATACCTTAAGTTCTAGTGTTTCCTTAGACACAGTTGTTGGATGATTGTTTAGAGGCATGTCAACCACTGTAGTTACACCTCCTGTTGAAACAATATTGGAAAATGAGTCTATGCAATGCACATTAgccaaacttcaaaaatttatGTATAGTGTCATATAACATTGTTTATGGCATGTTAAAGCataggaaaaaaatataaaaatttatcctGAAATATGGAAACAAGTTTTAAGGTAGAGCAATAGTGAACATATAAGCATACCAGCAGCAGCAGCTTTGGTACCAGTAACAAATCCCTCCCAGTTAGTTCTTCCAGGCTCATCAAGATGTACATGCCTTccaatgtaatttatttatataataagtCAGGGCATGATAAATTGAAATCatgtaaataatataaaatgaatcaACACAATTCTACTGATTTCAAGGCTAGTCTTGGAATACAATTCCCAAATGAATTTCATTTAGCATGACTTCTACAAAGATTACAACAACCAATAACCAAgcctaattattttttaagggtTAATCAATAATAACACTTCTTCATAACATAGTACATCT
Protein-coding sequences here:
- the LOC101512564 gene encoding allantoinase isoform X1; the encoded protein is MVPLLWRVLPILVLLISFALFFYQHDSHKVEGDECTLFPYTHYWISSKRIVTSQGIISGSVEINEGKIVSIVEGYGKQGNSVQQVLDYGEAVVMPGLIDVHVHLDEPGRTNWEGFVTGTKAAAAGGVTTVVDMPLNNHPTTVSKETLELKLEAAENKIYVDVGFWGGLIPENALNTSILEGLLDAGVLGVKSFMCPSGIDDFPMTTIDHIKEGLPVLAKYRRPLIVHAEIQQDSKSPLELYSNGDPHVYKTYLDTRPPSWEEAAVKELVDVTKDTVIGGPLEGAHVHIVHLSDSSASLNLIKEAKRRGDSISVETCPHYLAFSSEEIPDKDTRYKCSPPIRDALNKEKLWEAVLDGSIDLLSSDHSPTVPELKLLKEGDFLKAWGGISSLQFDLPVTWSNGKKHGLTLEQLSLLWSQKPAAFAGLELKGAIAIGNHADIVVWQPELEFDLDDDYPVFLKHPSLSAYMGKRLSGKVIDTFVRGNLVFKDGKHAAAACGVQILAK
- the LOC101512564 gene encoding allantoinase isoform X2 — protein: MPGLIDVHVHLDEPGRTNWEGFVTGTKAAAAGGVTTVVDMPLNNHPTTVSKETLELKLEAAENKIYVDVGFWGGLIPENALNTSILEGLLDAGVLGVKSFMCPSGIDDFPMTTIDHIKEGLPVLAKYRRPLIVHAEIQQDSKSPLELYSNGDPHVYKTYLDTRPPSWEEAAVKELVDVTKDTVIGGPLEGAHVHIVHLSDSSASLNLIKEAKRRGDSISVETCPHYLAFSSEEIPDKDTRYKCSPPIRDALNKEKLWEAVLDGSIDLLSSDHSPTVPELKLLKEGDFLKAWGGISSLQFDLPVTWSNGKKHGLTLEQLSLLWSQKPAAFAGLELKGAIAIGNHADIVVWQPELEFDLDDDYPVFLKHPSLSAYMGKRLSGKVIDTFVRGNLVFKDGKHAAAACGVQILAK